Within Desulfolithobacter dissulfuricans, the genomic segment GCAGGATTCCGGCAGGAACTGGACATGCCGGCGTATCTGGGTCAGCTGAGCTGGGAACAGGACTGTCACCTCTGCATGAAGGCATCGATAGTCTTTTGAATGAAATCCGTCTGCTGCAGTTTATCGTTGGCTTCCCGGAGCCGCTGAACAATGACGTCATCGGTCTGGATGTTTGCCGCAAGATAGTACCCTTTCTCGCTCATAAGCAGGACCGGCTCGATCACGTCCGGAGAAAACCCCTCTGCCTTGAGGGCATTGAAGATGGTGTACTCATTGCCGGTGATGAGATCGGCCCGCCCCTTGAGGAATACCCGCATCTGCGTTTTCTTGTTCTTGGTTATGATCAACTCCCGGCCATCCTCAAAACCCAGGGCCTGGAGCTTCTGGGTCAGGGCATAACCGAGGATCACCGCGGTGGTGTAGTGTTTGAGATCATCCACACTGTGAACGACAATGTCCCGGCGGTCCTTGAACCTGTAGAGCGATGTCCGCTTGGAAAGAATGGGGCCGATCCACTTGAAGAGCTTTTCACGCTGGGGGGTGCGGTTGATGGTATAGATAAAGGTGCCCGGATTTTTCAGGACCATGTGATAGGCCCGTTTCCAGGGATAGACCTCGATCCGCAGATCCATGCCGGCCAGGCGAAAGATTTCCCGGACTATTTCCGTGGCAATACCGGTGACCCGGTTGTTTTCGACATAATGGACCGGAGGCAGCGGTTCGGTATAGACGGTATACGTTTCGCCGCGGCAGACAGAGGCCAGCATGACAAGACCCATAAGTACCGGGAGAAAACGCGAAAACAACACCATTAATGCTCCGTAAGCCAACCGTCAGACCAGCAGAAACCGCAACATCGCCACGTGGTTGAATCATCAGCCAACAACCCATAATGTCGACCAAATCGAATGCGATTTTATACCATAAACCATTACGGGACGCCAGTATCTTCTACGGACAGCCCTTACGCCGCCAGGGTTCTCCGGTTAATAGCCCTCCCCTGCCCCCTGCTGCGGACCGCCGGGAGGAGATGGCCTGATCGGTGGCCCAACCGTCGGCTCCGGCCAAAAAAAAATCTGCCAGCCTGTCGCAGGTATGCTATAGACGCAAAAAACATGTCGATCATGAACCAAACAGAGGAATGGACCGATGGAAAATTTCAAAGAGCAATGGACCCTGGAAGCGGCAATGGAAATCCTTCAGCACCCGACCGTTGACTCCAGGACTTGGGCCGAAGCCGTGGAATGGCTGCTGCTCCATGGTCCACCGGAGATACGCCAGCTGCTGCAGCAGGCGGCAGGTCATGCCACAGCAGAATGTTTTCCAGAACTGAAACCGGAAGGCTTCACCGCCGATGGCGAGCCCTGTTACGATATTTCCGCGGTGGCCAGGACCCTGGGCATCAGCGAGGAAGAGGCGGCCAGGGTGGTTGCGGAAAAGGAGAGGCAGCACGGAATACGTCAGCTCTTTGACCGCAGTGAGACCAGGAAACTTCAATGACAGTAACCTTGGACAGGCCCGAACGGTCTGATATTCATCCTTTTGCCTTTCAACACAATGTGGTATTTTAAAAAAAGATCGGATGGCCGCGCCATAACGATCTGAATTCATAAATAAATACTTTTCGAGGTCTGTAACACATGGAGAAAGGCTGGGACCATATATGCGAGACACTGGAATACCCCCTGTTCAT encodes:
- a CDS encoding substrate-binding periplasmic protein; protein product: MVLFSRFLPVLMGLVMLASVCRGETYTVYTEPLPPVHYVENNRVTGIATEIVREIFRLAGMDLRIEVYPWKRAYHMVLKNPGTFIYTINRTPQREKLFKWIGPILSKRTSLYRFKDRRDIVVHSVDDLKHYTTAVILGYALTQKLQALGFEDGRELIITKNKKTQMRVFLKGRADLITGNEYTIFNALKAEGFSPDVIEPVLLMSEKGYYLAANIQTDDVIVQRLREANDKLQQTDFIQKTIDAFMQR